CGAGTACGATCACGATCACGATGGAAACGACTTACACGAACCCGTACGCCCCGACCGATGCAACGCTCGACGAGTGGGTCCGAGACGTCATCGCGACCCACTTCGATCCCGAGGACGGCACGCCCTACTGGCTCGAGTGGCAGGCCGACCGCGGGATCGACGTTCGCGAGCGAGTCGACTCGTTCGCGGACCTCCGGGACGTCTTCGACCCGTTCGACGAAGACGTCCTCCGAACGCTCCCCGCCGCGGAGTTCGCGCCGCAGTCGCTCGAGGGCGACCGGCGCGTCTACGAGACCGGCGGGACGACCGGCGCGCCGAAGCGGGTCGTCATGCGCGACTACTGGCGCGAGCAGGCCCGCTGGACGGCCCGACTGCTGGCGGAGTGGGAGTTCCCGACCGGGAACGTCCTCGGACTGGCCCCGCCGGGCGGCGCCAACAACGCCGGCACGTTCGTCCAGCACCTCGCCCACGAGTGGGACGCGCTGCCGTACCACGTGACGATGGACCCCCGATGGGCCAAGCGCCTCTCCGAGCGACCCGACCGCGAGTTCGACGAGTACGTCGACCACCTCCTCGAGCAGGCCGAGCGCGTCCTCGAGAGCCAGCCGGTCGCGGTGCTGTTCACGACGGCGCGCCTGCTCGAGCGCCCGCGCGTTCGGGACCTCGTCGCCGACTCCTCGATCGAGGGGATCGTCCACGGCGGCACCGCGCTCGACCGAGACACCCACCGCGTCTTCCGCGAGGAGTGGTACGCGGACGTCGCCCTCGCCGGCGAGTACGGCAACACGCTGATGGGCGTCGCCCCGGAGGCGCCGCCGTCGCTCCGCGCGCCGTCCGAGCGAGCGTACCACCTCGACTACGTCCCCTGCTACCCGTACTTCGTCCCGGAGATCGTCGACGACGACGGCGAGGTCGTCCCCTACGGCGAGCGGGGAACGGTGCGACTCACCGTCCTGACGGAGGAGTTCTTCCTCCCGCTGTTGCCGGAGCGCGACGCGGCGATCCGGATCGAAGGGGCGGGCGACCTGCCGTGGGACTGGGTCCGCACACCGGGCACGAGCGAGCGGGCCAGCGAGGACGCCGTCGAAGGGGTGTACTGACGTGCTCCCGGTCGTCTCCGACGGCGAGCGGGAGACGGTCCGATCGACGACGGTCGCGGGGATCGACGGCCCCGTCGCCGAGCTGGCGCGAGCGCCGACCGTCCGCGTCCGCGATGCGATCTCGACCGCTCGAGCGGCGGGGTTCGACGCCCTCGCGGACGTTCCGATCGCGGAACTGCTCGACCGCCTCGCGACCGCTGGCGCGCTGTTCCTCGGCGAGGGCGCGCCGGCCGCCGGCGATCCGCTCGCGCCGTTCGAGACGTACCGCCGACGCGTCACCGAGGCGACGGGGCTGCCGGCCGGCTGGGTCCGAACCAGCGCCCACTGGCTCGCCGTCGGGCTCCGACACGCCGCCGAGTCGCTCCGGGCGCAGTCGCCGACCGGCGGACTCGACGTCTACGACGACCCGACCTACACGCGGGAGACGACCGTGAGACTCGCGTTCACCCCTCGAGTGCGGGTCCTCGGGGCGTCGATGCCGGCCAACGACCCCACTGTCTACGCGTGGCCGGCACTGGCGCTCGGGATGCGGATTCCGATCGTCCTCCGTCCCTCGGACCGGGAGCCGTTCACCGCGATCCGATTGGCTCGAGCGCTGCTCGCCGCCGGGATCCCGCCGTCGGCGGTTCACGTCCTGCCGGGGGATCGGTCCGTCGGCGAGACGATCTGCCGGGAGGCCGACCACGCCCTCGCGTTCGGCGGTTCGGAGGCGGTCGCGCCGTTTCGAGACGATCCGACCGTCGAGACGTACGGGCCAGGGGAGAGCGTCGCGATCCTCGGCCGCGATCCGACGGACCGGGAACTGGACGCGCTGGCCCGCGGCGTCCGCCGTGCCGGCGGACGGGCCTGCTTCAACCTCACCCGGATCGTCGCGACCGGGGACTGCGATCCCGACGCCCTCGCCGAGGGAGTGGCGGATCGGCTGGCCGGTGCCGACGCGGGCCCGCTTCACGACGACCGCACCGACGTTCCCGGGTTCGTCGATCGCGAGGCGGCCGTCCGAATCGACGACGCGATCGCGGCCATCGACGGGACGGACGTCGCCGCGGCCGACCGCGAGACGCGCCTCGTCGAGCGAGACGGCGCCGCCGGTCTGTTGCCGACCGTCCTCCGAACCGACGAACTCGTGCCCGAGTTCCCGTTCCCGTTCGTCGGCGTGGCCGAACGCGAGCGGTCGGCGCTGCCGGGCTGCCTCGAGGGCGCCTACCTCGCGGTCGCGATCGGCGACGACGACCTCGAGCGGCGGCTGGTTCGCTCGCCCGCGTTCAGAAAGGTCTACGGCGGCGGCTATCCCGCGAACGTCGATCTCCGGGAGACCCACGAGACGTACCTCGCGTCGTTCCTCTACGAGACGACGACCTACGATCCGGCGTAGCGCCGCCGGCTCCGCTCAGTCGATCGCCATGCCGCCGTCGACGCGGAGCACCTCGCCCGTCACGAACTCGTGGGCCGCGAGGAACCGGACCGCCGTCGCAACCTCGGACGGCGTCGCCTCGTAGCGATCGAGGAGCGTGTCGACGGTGTGATGACCCCGGAAGCGCCGCTCCTCGAGCGACTCGGTGATCTCGTCGTTCATCGGCGTGTCGACGGGGCCGGGCGCGACCGCCGACACGCGGATCCCGTCTGGTCCGAGTTCGCGCGCCAGCGCTCGCGTGGCACCGACGAGACCGCCCTTCGAGGCCGCGTACGTGACGTCGACCGTCCCGAGTTCGGCCGCGACGCTGCCGACGTTGACGATCGCTCCCTCGGTCTCGCGAAGCGGATCGACCGCGGCCGCCGCGACGTTGATCGCCCCCTCGAGGTTGGTCGAGAGGACGTCGCCGACTCGCGACGGCGCGGACTCGGCCGGACCCGGGGCGACGACGCCGGCGGCGTTGACGACCGTCGACAGCGGACCGAGTTCGGCGGCGCCGTCGACCAGCGCCTTCGCGTCGTCGATAGCGGCGACGTCTCCGCCGACGACCGTCGCCGTTCGCCCGCGAGACTCGACGACGTCGGCGGTCCGCTCCGCGCCGGCCTCGTCGCTGTGGTAACCGACCGCGACGTCGGCGCCCGCTCGAGCCAGTTCCGCCGCGATCGCGCGTCCCACCGCGCCGGATCCGCCGGTGACGAGTGCGGTTCCCTCGATCTGCATGCTCGAAGAGAGCCCGGTCGTCCAGTTAAGCCCTCTGTCACTCGATGCGGCGGGAGGAAAGCGACCGGCCCGCTACGCTCGCCGCGATCCCACACCCAAAACCGATATACAATTACATATTTACTACCGAAACTATGGTTGAATTCAGTTCGAGCGAACGAGAGGCGATTTACAAAGCCATCTA
This portion of the Haloterrigena gelatinilytica genome encodes:
- a CDS encoding phenylacetate--CoA ligase family protein is translated as METTYTNPYAPTDATLDEWVRDVIATHFDPEDGTPYWLEWQADRGIDVRERVDSFADLRDVFDPFDEDVLRTLPAAEFAPQSLEGDRRVYETGGTTGAPKRVVMRDYWREQARWTARLLAEWEFPTGNVLGLAPPGGANNAGTFVQHLAHEWDALPYHVTMDPRWAKRLSERPDREFDEYVDHLLEQAERVLESQPVAVLFTTARLLERPRVRDLVADSSIEGIVHGGTALDRDTHRVFREEWYADVALAGEYGNTLMGVAPEAPPSLRAPSERAYHLDYVPCYPYFVPEIVDDDGEVVPYGERGTVRLTVLTEEFFLPLLPERDAAIRIEGAGDLPWDWVRTPGTSERASEDAVEGVY
- a CDS encoding aldehyde dehydrogenase family protein produces the protein MLPVVSDGERETVRSTTVAGIDGPVAELARAPTVRVRDAISTARAAGFDALADVPIAELLDRLATAGALFLGEGAPAAGDPLAPFETYRRRVTEATGLPAGWVRTSAHWLAVGLRHAAESLRAQSPTGGLDVYDDPTYTRETTVRLAFTPRVRVLGASMPANDPTVYAWPALALGMRIPIVLRPSDREPFTAIRLARALLAAGIPPSAVHVLPGDRSVGETICREADHALAFGGSEAVAPFRDDPTVETYGPGESVAILGRDPTDRELDALARGVRRAGGRACFNLTRIVATGDCDPDALAEGVADRLAGADAGPLHDDRTDVPGFVDREAAVRIDDAIAAIDGTDVAAADRETRLVERDGAAGLLPTVLRTDELVPEFPFPFVGVAERERSALPGCLEGAYLAVAIGDDDLERRLVRSPAFRKVYGGGYPANVDLRETHETYLASFLYETTTYDPA
- a CDS encoding SDR family NAD(P)-dependent oxidoreductase, which produces MQIEGTALVTGGSGAVGRAIAAELARAGADVAVGYHSDEAGAERTADVVESRGRTATVVGGDVAAIDDAKALVDGAAELGPLSTVVNAAGVVAPGPAESAPSRVGDVLSTNLEGAINVAAAAVDPLRETEGAIVNVGSVAAELGTVDVTYAASKGGLVGATRALARELGPDGIRVSAVAPGPVDTPMNDEITESLEERRFRGHHTVDTLLDRYEATPSEVATAVRFLAAHEFVTGEVLRVDGGMAID